The genomic interval TACGGACGCGCAACATGTTCGCTCCTCTGCGTCGAAAAGGGGACGGCGAGTGGCTGTCCACTCGCCGTCCCCGAGGTGTCACGCCGTCGGTCAGGCCTTGGGCGCGATGGAGAAGTCGATGACCTTGTCCGGGGTGAGGCCGGCCGGGATCAGCTCGGCGCCCTGGAGGATCGCGATGGCCCGGGCGGCACGCTGCTCGTCGAGCGCGCCGATCGTGTTACCCGGTGCCGAGGTGACGTACGGCGTCATCAGCTTGATCTCCGCCGCCGCGCCCTGCTCGTTCACGTTCGGGTTGTTGGCCTTCATGATCTTGGCGGCCTCTTCGGGGTTCTCCACCGTGTACTTGAGGCCCTTCATCGCCGCGTCCTTGAAGCGCTTGACGATGTCCGGGTTCTCCTGGGCGTACTTGGCGGTGGTGGTGAGGCCGGTGCCGAGCAGGTCCCGCAGGTAGTCGGTGAGCGGCATGACCGTCATCGTCTGCTTGGTCACCGTCTCCACCGTGTTCTTGGTGATGACGAAGGTGCTCAGCACGTCGACCCTCTTGCCCACCAGCAGGCCGACCAGGGACTGCGGGGTGGCCTCGACGAACTGGAGCCTGCTGGCGTCGAAGCCGGCGAGCTTGCCGTACGCCGGCAGCAGGGTCCGGGTGATCGAGCCGGCGGCGACGCCGACCCGCTTGCCCTCCAGGTCCTTCGGCTTGGTCACGCCGGAGCCGGGCGGCGCGAAGATCGCGACCAGCGTGCTCTGGTGCACCGCCGCGATCACCCGCATCTCGGTGACCTGCGCCTTGCCGGTCTGGATCATCAGCTGGGTCACGTCGCTGTAGGTGAACTGCGCCTTGCCGGAGAGCAGGCCCTGGTTGTTGGTGGCCGGGGCGCCCTGCTGAATGGTGACGTCGAGCCCGGCCTCGGAGAAGAAGCCCTTGTCCTTCGCCACCCACGCGAATGCGTCGTGGCCGCCGGTGCCGAACCCGGTGAGGTACGTCACCTTGTCCGGAGCCTTGCCGCCGGCGTCGCCGCCGTCGGAGTCGTCCGAACCGGAGCAGCCGGCGGTGACCAGCATGGCCGTGGCCAGCGCCGCAGCGGCCAGCACGCGTATACGCCTCGTCATTCCTACCTGTCCTTTGAGGAGAATCCATTGAGGATGTGGATCGGTCGCCCGGTTCAGGATCGGCCGCGTCCCGCTGATGGCGCCACGGGTGCAGATGATTGCCGGCGGCTCTCTATGGCCGGTGCCCGCCATGATCGTAATGCCTTGCCCGATGTCTCCGGCAGTCCTCCTGACGCGTTCGCGAGCAGGGTGTGACGCGACCCGAAATATTCTCTGTCAGGGCGATCGGGCGCCTCCACCCGTCCCCTGTGCACAGTCCCGGAGGGCAGTTTACGGGCGCTTCCGGGACGTTGCGGCCTTACCCTGCCAACCGCCTGTCCGCCAGTCAAGGGATCAAACCGAGCCGATACCCAAGCGTGAGGCGGCGGCTCGCGGGCCGTCGCCCCTGGTGAAGCTTCCTCTGGTCGGGACCGGCCTCAGTCGACCGGCAGCCGGTAGCCGCGTTTGACCACGGTCTGCACGACCCCCGGGGTGCGCAGTCCGGCCCGCAACCGGGCCACCGCCATCTCGACGGCGTGCTCGTCGGCGCCCCTCGGCAGGGTGCGCAGCAGGGCGGCCCGGGACATCACCCGGCCGGGGGTAGTCGCCAGGGCCCGGAGTACCGCCATCGGGGCCGGGGCCAGCGGGCGCAGCTCACCGTCCAGGATGGCCGCGTGCCCGCGCAGGGTCAGCAGGTGGCCGGCGACCTTGACGCTGATCGCCCGCTGCGGCAGCTCGTCGACGATGGTCCGGACCAGCGCGCCGAGGCGGGCCCGGCTCGGCGCCACCACCGGTACCCCGTACCGGCGCAGCGGCGCGGCGGTGACCGGCCCGACGCAGGCGGCCAGTACGTCCGAGCGCATCGCCTCCAGCACCGCGTCGGTACTCGACCCGGCGGCCCGGAGCAGTGCGGTGACCGCCGGTGCGGAGGTGAAGGTGACCGCGTCCACCAGCCGGCCGGCGATCAGGTCGACCAGCCGGTGCAGCGGGGCCGGGTCGGTCGGTGCCGCCCAGCGGTAGACCGGCACCTCGATCACGCTCGCCCCGGCCGCCTCCAGCGCCGCCGTGCACTCCGGCTGCCGCTCGCCGTGCAGCTGCATCGCGATCAACTGGCCGCGTACGCCACGCTGCCGCAGGTGCTCGATCACCTCGTCGCAGCTCTCCGAGGCGGGCGACCACTCGTCGTGCAGCCCGGCGGCCCGGATCGCGCCCCGGGCCTTCGGCCCCCGGCTGACGATGTAGGCCCGGCCCAGCACCGAGCGCAGCGGCTCGGCCAGCCCCCACCCCTCGGCCGCCTCCAGCCAGCCGCGCATCCCGATCCCGGTGTTCGCCATCAGCACGTCGGGCGGGTTGTCCAGGCAGGCCCGGGTCGCCGCCCGCAGTTCGGTGTCGTCGGCCAGCGGCACGATCCGCAGCGCCGGGGCGAGCACCACCCGGGCGCCGCGCCGCTCCAGCATGGCGGTGAGTTCGTCGCGGCGCCGGTCGGCGGTGACCCCGACGGTGAAGCCGGAGAGTTCGCCGGCCATCAGGCGCCCCCGGCCGGCCGGTGCCGAGGTGCCACCTCGACCAGCCCGTCCCGGCACCGCACCCGGTAGGTCGGCACCGCCACCCCGGGCACGTCGAGGCAGTCTCCGGTGCGCAGGTCGTACACCTGTTTGTGCAGCGGGGAGGCGACCGTCGGGATCTCGCCACGGCTGCCGACGATGCCCCGGGCCATCACGTACGCGCCGGCGATCGGGTCGCGCTGGCCGATCGCGAAGAGCCGGCCGTCGTGGGTGCGGAAGACCGCCACCTGGTCGCCGTCGACGAGTGCGGCCACCCCGCGCTCCGGCTCCAGCCGGGGGTACGGGCAGACGACCGTCCAGCGCACCTCCCCGGCGAGCTCGCCCAACCCCTCGTCGACCGCCGGTCCGTCGCCGATCGTGGTCTCCAGAGTCAACTCGGTACCCCCATGGTCGTCGGGAGGCCGAGCGTCACCGGTCGGCGGTCTCCCAGGGCCGGAACGGGCTGTCCCCGTTCCACCTCGAACGTGATCGACGGGTCCGGCACGTCGGGTGCGTTGACGAAGGAGGTGAACCGGCGCAGCCGGTCGGGGTCCGCCAGCGTGTCGCGCCACTCGTCGGAGTACGCCCCGACGTGCCGGGCCATCGCGGCGTCGAGTTCGGCGCAGAGCCCGAGCGAGTCGTCGACGATGACCGCCCGCAGGTGTTCCAGGCCGCCCTCCATCGCCTCGATCCAGGCGGCCGTCCGCTGTAGCCGGTCGGCGGTGCGGATGTAGAACATCAGGAACCGGTCGACGTACCGGACCAGGTCCTCGGTGGAGAGGTCCTGGCCGAAGAGTTCGGCGTGCCGGGGCCGGAAGCCGCCGTTGCCGCCGAGGTAGAGGTTCCAGCCGCCCTCGGTGGCGATGATCCCGAAGTCCTTGCTGCGGGCCTCGGCGCACTCCCGGGCGCAGCCGGAGACCGCTGACTTGATCTTGTGTGGGGCGCGCAGTCCCCGGTAGCGCAGCTCCAGGGCGATCGCCAGCCCGACCGAGTCCTGCACCCCGTACCGGCACCAGGTGGAGCCGACGCAGGACTTGACCGTACGCAGCGCCTTGCCGTACGCGTGCCCGGACTCGAACCCGGCGTCGACCAGCCGGCGCCAGATCTGCGGCAGCTGCTCGACCCGGGCACCGAAGAGGTCGATCCGCTGCCCACCGGTGATCTTCGTGTAGAGCTGGAAGTCCCGGGCCACCTCGCCGATCACGATCAGCTTCTCCGGGGTGATCTCGCCACCCGGGATCCTCGGCACCACCGAGTAGGTGCCGTCCCGCTGGATGTTCGCCAGGAAGTGGTCGTTGGTGTCCTGCAACGACGCCTGCTCGCCGTCGAGCACGTAGCCGTTGCCGAGCGAGGCGAGGATCGAGGCGACCGCCGGCTTGCAGATGTCGCAGCCCCGGCCTCGGCCGTGCTCGGCGACCAGCCGGGAGAAGGTGCGGATCCCGCGTACCCGGATGATCTCGAAAAGCTCCTGCCGGCTGTGGTCGAAGTGCTCGCAGAGCGCCCTGCTCAGGCTCACCCCGGAGACCGCCAGCAACTGCTTCAGCATCGGTACGCAGGAGCCGCAGCTCGTACCGGCCCGGGTGCACGCCTTCAGCCCCGGTACGTCGGTGCAGCCCTCGGCGATCGCGCCGACGAGCTGGTCCTTGGTCACCGCGTTGCAGGAGCAGACCTGGGCCGAGCCGGGCAGCGCCGCGATCCCGGCCCCGGTACCGGTGCCGTCGCCGGCCGGGGCGAGCAGCGCCAGCGGCGGGCCGGGCAGCGCGCCGCCGACGCTGGCCCGCAACGTCGGGTACGCCGTCACGTCACCGACCAGCACCCCGCCGAGCAGGGTCTTCGCGTCGTCGGAGAGGACCAGCTTGGCGTAGACCCGGGTGGCCGGATCGGTGAAGGTGACGTCCAGGCAGCCCGGCGTCCGGCCGTGTGCGTCACCGAACGAGGCGACGTCCACCCCGAGCAGCTTCAGCTTGGTGGAGAGGTCCGCGCCCGGGAAGGTCGCCGTACCGCCGACCAGCCGGTCGGCCACCACCTCCGCCATCGCGTAGCCGGGGGCGACCAGGCCGTAACAGGTCCCCTCGACGGCGGCACACTCGCCGATCGCCCAGATCCGCTCGTCGGCGCTGCGACAGCTCTGGTCGACCCGGATCCCGCCGCGCTCGCCCAGCTCCAGGCCGGCGGAGCGGGCCAGCTCGTCGCGGGGCCGGATGCCGGCGGCCACCACCACCAGGTCGGTGGGGAGCCAACTGCCGTCCGAGAGGGTCAGCCCGGCGAGTTCGCCGTCCGGGCGGGACCGGATCGCGGTGGTGGCCACCCCGAGCCGGGGCACCACACCCAGCTCCTCGACGTAGCGGCGCAGCATCGCGCCGCCGGCCTCGTCGATCTGCACCGGCATCAGCCGGGGGGCGAACTCCACCACCGAGGTGGCCAGGCCGAGCAGCCGCAGCGCGTTCGCCGCCTCCAGGCCGAGCAGCCCGCCGCCGATCACCGCACCGCTGCGCCGGCCCTTGGCGAAGTCCCGGATCGCGGCCAGGTCGTCCAGGGTGCGGTAGACGAAGACCCCGGGCCGCAGCGA from Plantactinospora sp. BC1 carries:
- a CDS encoding ABC transporter substrate-binding protein; translation: MTRRIRVLAAAALATAMLVTAGCSGSDDSDGGDAGGKAPDKVTYLTGFGTGGHDAFAWVAKDKGFFSEAGLDVTIQQGAPATNNQGLLSGKAQFTYSDVTQLMIQTGKAQVTEMRVIAAVHQSTLVAIFAPPGSGVTKPKDLEGKRVGVAAGSITRTLLPAYGKLAGFDASRLQFVEATPQSLVGLLVGKRVDVLSTFVITKNTVETVTKQTMTVMPLTDYLRDLLGTGLTTTAKYAQENPDIVKRFKDAAMKGLKYTVENPEEAAKIMKANNPNVNEQGAAAEIKLMTPYVTSAPGNTIGALDEQRAARAIAILQGAELIPAGLTPDKVIDFSIAPKA
- a CDS encoding uroporphyrinogen-III synthase produces the protein MAGELSGFTVGVTADRRRDELTAMLERRGARVVLAPALRIVPLADDTELRAATRACLDNPPDVLMANTGIGMRGWLEAAEGWGLAEPLRSVLGRAYIVSRGPKARGAIRAAGLHDEWSPASESCDEVIEHLRQRGVRGQLIAMQLHGERQPECTAALEAAGASVIEVPVYRWAAPTDPAPLHRLVDLIAGRLVDAVTFTSAPAVTALLRAAGSSTDAVLEAMRSDVLAACVGPVTAAPLRRYGVPVVAPSRARLGALVRTIVDELPQRAISVKVAGHLLTLRGHAAILDGELRPLAPAPMAVLRALATTPGRVMSRAALLRTLPRGADEHAVEMAVARLRAGLRTPGVVQTVVKRGYRLPVD
- the nirD gene encoding nitrite reductase small subunit NirD, which produces MRWTVVCPYPRLEPERGVAALVDGDQVAVFRTHDGRLFAIGQRDPIAGAYVMARGIVGSRGEIPTVASPLHKQVYDLRTGDCLDVPGVAVPTYRVRCRDGLVEVAPRHRPAGGA
- the nirB gene encoding nitrite reductase large subunit NirB, with protein sequence MTERRRLVVVGNGMVGQRFVEALRSRDTGGRWQVTVLAEEGRPAYDRVRLSAFFDGVDADELSLHRPDDGVDLRLGEPVMEIDRTGRRVVTGGGEYSYDALVLATGSYPFVPPIDGAYAALGPDAPGPTPSLRPGVFVYRTLDDLAAIRDFAKGRRSGAVIGGGLLGLEAANALRLLGLATSVVEFAPRLMPVQIDEAGGAMLRRYVEELGVVPRLGVATTAIRSRPDGELAGLTLSDGSWLPTDLVVVAAGIRPRDELARSAGLELGERGGIRVDQSCRSADERIWAIGECAAVEGTCYGLVAPGYAMAEVVADRLVGGTATFPGADLSTKLKLLGVDVASFGDAHGRTPGCLDVTFTDPATRVYAKLVLSDDAKTLLGGVLVGDVTAYPTLRASVGGALPGPPLALLAPAGDGTGTGAGIAALPGSAQVCSCNAVTKDQLVGAIAEGCTDVPGLKACTRAGTSCGSCVPMLKQLLAVSGVSLSRALCEHFDHSRQELFEIIRVRGIRTFSRLVAEHGRGRGCDICKPAVASILASLGNGYVLDGEQASLQDTNDHFLANIQRDGTYSVVPRIPGGEITPEKLIVIGEVARDFQLYTKITGGQRIDLFGARVEQLPQIWRRLVDAGFESGHAYGKALRTVKSCVGSTWCRYGVQDSVGLAIALELRYRGLRAPHKIKSAVSGCARECAEARSKDFGIIATEGGWNLYLGGNGGFRPRHAELFGQDLSTEDLVRYVDRFLMFYIRTADRLQRTAAWIEAMEGGLEHLRAVIVDDSLGLCAELDAAMARHVGAYSDEWRDTLADPDRLRRFTSFVNAPDVPDPSITFEVERGQPVPALGDRRPVTLGLPTTMGVPS